A single Mycolicibacterium cosmeticum DNA region contains:
- the car gene encoding carboxylic acid reductase, with protein MPTDIQDERLERRIADLTANDPEFAAARPDPAVAKAAEAPGIRLPQIVKTVLQGYAQRPALGQRAVEFVTDPATGRTTAALLPRFETITYAQLWDRVRAAAAALHSTGLQTGDRVAILGFTSADYTVIDTALGQVGAVSVPLQSSSTASALAPILTETEPRVIAASVDYVDEAVELARTGHAPERIVVFDYHPQVDDHREALAAAAAALPAGVTVETLAEVLARGADLPQAPAPSTDDPNPLSLLIYTSGSTGAPKGAMYLESQVTSFWQRSSESWFGPSVASINLNFMPMSHVMGRGILYLTLAAGGTCYFAARADLSTLLEDLALSRPTELNFVPRVWEMLYQEFQSRTAHGADEDDVLADMRENLLGGRYVDAMTGSAPITDALKAWVEHFLGIHLREGYGSTEAGMVFFDGRVQRPPTIDYKLVDVPELGYYGTDQPHPRGELLVKTVNLFPGYYKRPEVTAGVFDEDGFYRTGDIVAELGPDEIRYVDRRNNVLKLAQGEFVTLAKLEAAFSNNSPLIRQIYVYGNSAQPYLLAVVVPTEDALVKFTDEAALKRAIVESLQDVARAQDLQSYEVPRDFLIETTPFTVENGLLTGIRKLAWPKLKAHYGPALEELYAELADGQARELRALRAEGADAPVLETVSRAAAALLGAATADVAPDAHFTDLGGDSLSALTFGNLLQEIFGVEVPVSVIVSPTSDLATIAAHIETRRAGGDKRPTFSSVHGAGVTEVHAADLTLDKFIDAATLAAAPSLPKVNGEVRTVLLTGATGFLGRYLALEWLERMDLVDGKLICLVRARSNEEARARLDKTFDTGDPKLLAHYRDLAADHLEVIAGDKGEADLGLDKATWQRLADTVDLIVDPAALVNHVLPYSELFGPNALGTAELIRIALTTTIKPFVYVSTIGVGDQIEPGKFVEDADVRVMSAVRAINDNYANGYGTSKWAGEVLLREAHDLAGLPVSVFRCDMILADTSYAGQLNLPDMFTRMMFSLVATGIAPESFYELGPDGQRQRAHYDGLPVEFIAEAISTLGEHVALESGGAFETYHVMNPYDDGIGMDTFVDWLIDAGYKIERVGEYGKWLARFETALRSLPDKQRQASLLPLLHNYQRPETPVQGSIAPTDVFRAAVQEAKIGPDKDIPHVNAPVIVKYITDLQLLGLL; from the coding sequence ATGCCGACCGATATCCAAGACGAACGGCTCGAACGCCGCATCGCCGACTTGACCGCCAATGATCCCGAGTTCGCCGCGGCGCGGCCCGATCCGGCCGTAGCGAAGGCCGCCGAGGCCCCGGGTATCAGATTGCCGCAGATCGTCAAGACCGTGCTGCAGGGCTATGCGCAGCGCCCCGCGCTGGGACAGCGCGCCGTCGAATTCGTCACCGATCCGGCGACCGGCCGAACCACCGCCGCGCTGCTGCCTCGATTCGAGACCATCACCTACGCGCAGCTGTGGGACCGGGTCCGGGCGGCCGCCGCGGCCCTGCACTCCACCGGCCTGCAAACCGGCGATCGGGTCGCCATTCTCGGCTTCACCAGCGCCGACTACACCGTCATCGACACCGCGCTCGGTCAGGTGGGTGCGGTGTCGGTTCCGCTGCAGTCCAGTTCGACGGCGTCGGCGCTGGCCCCGATCCTCACCGAGACCGAGCCGCGGGTCATCGCCGCCAGCGTCGACTACGTCGACGAGGCCGTCGAGCTCGCGCGCACCGGTCACGCCCCCGAGCGCATCGTCGTCTTCGACTACCACCCGCAGGTCGACGACCACCGCGAAGCCCTGGCCGCCGCCGCGGCGGCGCTGCCGGCCGGCGTCACCGTGGAAACCCTGGCCGAGGTGCTGGCTCGCGGAGCCGACCTGCCGCAGGCCCCGGCCCCGAGCACCGACGACCCGAACCCGCTGTCGTTGCTCATCTACACCTCGGGCAGCACCGGAGCGCCCAAGGGTGCGATGTACCTGGAAAGCCAGGTCACCTCGTTCTGGCAGCGTTCCAGCGAGTCGTGGTTCGGCCCGAGCGTCGCGTCGATCAACCTCAACTTCATGCCGATGAGCCACGTGATGGGGCGCGGCATCCTGTACCTCACGCTGGCCGCCGGCGGCACCTGCTACTTCGCCGCCCGTGCCGATCTGTCCACGCTGCTCGAAGACCTGGCGCTGTCCCGTCCCACCGAGCTGAACTTCGTGCCGCGCGTCTGGGAGATGCTCTACCAGGAATTCCAGAGCCGCACCGCACACGGCGCGGACGAGGACGATGTGCTCGCCGACATGCGGGAGAACCTCCTCGGCGGTCGCTACGTGGATGCGATGACGGGTTCGGCCCCCATCACCGATGCCCTGAAGGCGTGGGTCGAGCACTTCCTCGGCATCCACCTGCGCGAGGGCTACGGCTCGACCGAGGCCGGCATGGTGTTCTTCGACGGCCGGGTGCAGCGCCCGCCCACCATCGACTACAAGTTGGTGGACGTGCCCGAGCTCGGCTACTACGGGACCGATCAACCGCATCCACGCGGCGAGCTGCTGGTGAAGACCGTCAACCTGTTCCCCGGCTATTACAAGCGGCCGGAGGTCACCGCCGGGGTGTTCGACGAGGACGGGTTCTACCGGACCGGCGATATCGTCGCCGAGCTCGGGCCCGACGAGATCCGCTACGTGGACCGGCGCAACAACGTGCTCAAGCTCGCCCAGGGCGAATTCGTCACGCTGGCCAAGCTGGAAGCCGCCTTCAGCAACAACAGCCCGCTGATCCGGCAGATCTACGTCTACGGCAACAGCGCCCAGCCCTACCTGCTGGCGGTGGTGGTGCCGACCGAGGATGCCCTGGTGAAGTTCACCGACGAGGCCGCCCTCAAGCGCGCCATCGTCGAGTCACTGCAGGATGTCGCAAGGGCGCAGGACCTGCAGTCCTACGAGGTGCCACGTGATTTCCTCATCGAGACAACGCCTTTCACCGTGGAGAACGGTCTGCTGACTGGTATCCGCAAGCTGGCCTGGCCCAAGCTCAAGGCGCACTACGGTCCCGCGCTGGAGGAGCTGTACGCGGAGCTGGCCGACGGGCAGGCCCGCGAACTACGGGCGCTGCGGGCCGAAGGCGCGGACGCGCCCGTCCTCGAGACGGTGTCACGCGCCGCCGCGGCGCTGCTGGGCGCCGCGACCGCCGACGTGGCACCCGATGCGCACTTCACCGATCTGGGTGGGGACTCGTTGTCGGCGTTGACCTTCGGGAATCTTCTGCAGGAGATCTTCGGTGTCGAGGTGCCGGTGTCGGTGATCGTCAGTCCCACCTCCGACCTGGCGACCATCGCCGCGCACATCGAGACGCGGCGCGCCGGCGGTGACAAGCGCCCGACCTTCAGTTCGGTCCACGGCGCCGGTGTCACCGAGGTCCACGCCGCCGACCTGACGCTCGACAAGTTCATCGACGCCGCGACATTGGCTGCGGCACCGTCACTTCCGAAGGTGAACGGCGAGGTGCGCACGGTTCTGCTGACCGGTGCCACCGGCTTCCTGGGCCGCTACCTGGCCTTGGAGTGGCTGGAGCGAATGGACCTGGTGGACGGCAAGCTGATCTGCCTGGTCCGGGCGCGCAGCAACGAAGAGGCCCGGGCCCGTCTCGACAAGACCTTCGATACCGGTGACCCGAAACTCCTTGCGCACTATCGGGACTTGGCCGCCGATCATTTGGAGGTCATCGCCGGGGACAAGGGCGAAGCCGACCTGGGGCTGGATAAGGCCACCTGGCAGCGCCTCGCCGACACGGTGGACCTGATCGTCGACCCGGCGGCGCTGGTGAATCACGTGCTGCCCTACAGCGAGCTGTTCGGCCCCAACGCCCTGGGCACCGCCGAACTGATCCGGATCGCGTTGACCACCACGATCAAGCCGTTCGTCTACGTGTCGACGATCGGCGTCGGTGACCAGATCGAGCCGGGCAAGTTCGTCGAGGATGCCGACGTCCGGGTGATGAGCGCGGTGCGCGCGATCAACGACAACTACGCCAACGGTTACGGCACCAGCAAGTGGGCCGGTGAGGTATTACTGCGGGAAGCCCACGATCTGGCCGGGCTGCCGGTCTCGGTGTTCCGCTGCGACATGATCCTGGCTGACACCAGCTACGCCGGCCAGCTCAACCTGCCGGACATGTTCACCCGGATGATGTTCAGCCTCGTGGCGACCGGCATTGCGCCCGAGTCGTTCTACGAGCTGGGCCCCGACGGTCAGCGGCAGCGCGCGCATTACGACGGGCTGCCGGTGGAGTTCATCGCGGAGGCTATCTCGACGCTCGGTGAGCACGTGGCACTCGAATCGGGGGGAGCCTTCGAGACCTACCACGTGATGAACCCGTACGACGACGGCATCGGCATGGACACCTTCGTCGACTGGCTGATCGACGCCGGTTACAAGATCGAACGCGTCGGTGAGTACGGAAAGTGGCTGGCGCGGTTCGAGACCGCGCTGCGGTCGTTGCCGGACAAGCAGCGGCAGGCGTCGTTGCTACCGCTGCTGCACAACTACCAGCGTCCGGAGACACCGGTGCAGGGTTCGATCGCGCCGACCGATGTCTTCCGGGCTGCCGTGCAAGAAGCGAAAATCGGCCCGGACAAAGACATTCCGCATGTCAACGCCCCGGTGATCGTCAAGTACATCACCGATCTGCAACTGCTCGGCCTGCTGTAG
- a CDS encoding TIGR03668 family PPOX class F420-dependent oxidoreductase, with product MTAPGAQWAQSFAAAPVAALATAADGVPHLVPVVFAVSGDTIYTAVDAKRKSTKRLRRLANIEANPRVSLLVDHYTDDWTQLWWVRADGTAEIHPHGEQMAIGYALLRAKYRQYERTALDGPVVAIAVQRWSSWHA from the coding sequence ATGACCGCGCCGGGCGCGCAGTGGGCGCAGTCCTTCGCCGCGGCGCCCGTGGCCGCCCTCGCCACCGCGGCCGACGGTGTCCCGCATCTGGTGCCGGTGGTGTTCGCCGTCAGCGGCGACACGATCTACACCGCGGTGGACGCGAAGCGGAAGTCGACCAAGCGGTTACGGCGACTGGCCAATATCGAGGCCAACCCGCGGGTGAGCCTGCTGGTCGACCACTACACCGACGATTGGACGCAGTTGTGGTGGGTGCGCGCCGACGGAACCGCCGAAATCCACCCGCACGGTGAACAGATGGCGATCGGTTACGCGTTGCTGCGCGCCAAGTACCGGCAATACGAGCGGACCGCGCTCGACGGTCCGGTGGTGGCGATCGCCGTACAGCGCTGGTCGTCCTGGCACGCGTGA